The window CAGTGCTTGTCCGTCATCGGCCACGACGTTAACGAACCCGAGATCCGCGCCGATGGGTCGAGGGCGAAGGTACTATAGATTTTTCGGTAATTGAGTGAGAATTTCTCATGGAGAAAGTCCGGTGTGGTCGAGGAAACCGTGACACAGGTCGTAGCTCGAGCACATCCGGGTCAATCCGGTCCCGGCCGCGATGCGGACCTCGTCGAGGATATCGGGGCACAGGTTGGCAGTTCGGTGGACCTCATGTTGCCCCGGACTTGTTCGATGGGATTGAGTTCAGGCGCATACGCTGGCAGTCGTTCGACGTGAAGCCAATCGCGTTGAGTGGCCAGCCACGCGGTCATCGCCTTGGGCCGGTGGGCCATGAGCCCGTCCCGGATCACAATGATCTCCTCGCCCGTGAAGTGGGCGCGCAGTTCGGTGAGGAACTCGATGAGCTTGTCGGTGTTGTACGAGCCGTCGGTCATGGAGAACACAAACGCGCTTTCGCTGCGGTCGGGCCGATAGGCCAGGACTCCGGCCATGGACATGCGTGTCCAGGAGAATCGGTGATGCAGCACAGGTGTCACACCTTTCGGCGCCCAGGTTGCGCGGACCGCCGGGAGCAGTGACACACCACTTTCGTCCTGGAAGCAGATCCACGCACCTCGGCGCCGCGCCCTTTTTTACCGCGGCCGCTCGTTCTCGCTCCAGGCGACGATAGCGTCCTCGCCGCGTTCGACCGCCCGCCGTGCGGGGCGCTGCCGACTCCAGCCCAGTCGGGTCCGCAGGATCGTCCAGGTCTGCGTGGGTCCGTAGGTCACGCCGGTGAGCCGCTCGATCACGATAGCGACCCTGCCCAGGGTCCACACTCCGGTAGCGAAGCCATTCGCTTGGGGTCCTTTGCGTAGTACCTCTCGGATCGCCTCGATCTGGGCGTCATCGAGCCGCGGCCGGCGCCCCGCACGCCCAGCACCTTCCAACGCCTCACGGCCGCCCTCGGCCCACTGCCGAAACCAGCGTGACGCGGTCTGTTGGGACACCTCCAACTCGACAGCGACCTCGACCTGCCGTCGTCCCGCGGCAAACATCTCCGCCGCCCGCATCCGCCGACCACGCAACGCGTCGAGATTGCGGCGACCGCTGCGCTGCTTGACTTTTCGTGCGCCGGACTCCTTGCCGGAACCGGTTTCCTTCCCTGTCATTCATCAATGATCAAGCAACACGATGCGAAACACGCGCAACGACACACCCTATTACCGAAACACCTTTGCCTCGCGCTTTCACCCTGAACCGGAAGTGGGCCTGTGTTGCTCAGAAGGAAAGGTGTCCTGAACTGCAAGAATATGACTTGCTGAGGGTCATGTTCGTGCGAGTTCGAGGAGCCCCGACCACGCCGCACGTCGGTGGGAACCGAAACGTCCACGTCTGCGCCTGTTCTCGATCGGCGGCCGCGTCGCCCGCGACGCCAGACGAACCCACCTCCGCCTGTCCGTGCACGCACCGTGGAAGGGGCTGATCGGAGCCGCCCTCACCCGGCTCGCGGCGATACCCGCGCCGACCTGACCAGCAGCAACCGCCCGACCAGATGAAAGGACCTCTCACACCGGGACCGTGGAACCCGGCGCCCACCCGACCGCGTCGGCAGGTCGCTCGAGCCCGAGGGCCGGGCACACTACCGAAACAACCAATCCGAACCCGACCAGCACAGCACATCAGCCCGAGGAAAGATCGAGGTTAGTAGCTCCCTCACTCGGCCGTGGGGCGACTGATCAGCGCGCCACCTCAGAAGAGTCGCCTTATCCAATGGCTTGCTACCCACCAGCAATCAGGCTTTGATGCCCGACATCACCAGATTCCAGACGTGCTCGGTGATCTTCTCAGTAGTCACCGAGCCACCGGGCCGGTACCAGTTGTATGGCCACCCGCACAGAGCGAAGATGCTGAGCCGGATCATCCGCACGTCCGGAATGACAAAATCACCCGAGTCACGCCCGACCAGCAGTACGTACTCGATTTGCTCGTTGTAGTACTGACGTCGCTCGGAGATACGGGCACGCATGGACGACGGGAGGAACTCTGTTGCATTCTCATAGAAACACCGGACCTGCCCTCGATGGGTGTCCAGGGACGTCAGCATATCCTTCATGAGCAGGAACAGCCGATCTGACGGGGGCAGCTGCCGGCGCTCCGGGTCCTCCGACGCAGTGATCAGCATCTCTAGGTACTCGCCCAGGAGCTGATTCAGGAGCGCGGCCTTGGACGGGAAGTAGTGGTACAGCGTCGGTTTTGCGATACCGGCCCCATCGCAGATAGCATTGAGTGAAGTATTCTGGTAGCCGAGCTCCGCAAACGAGTCCGATGCGGCGCGCAAGATCAGGCCACGGCGATCTAGACTCTTGGTCGGCACCACAGCCTTCGGTTCGAAGCCGATCACGGCATCCTCATAATGACTCGACATAAACGCTAGGCTACCAAATGACCGAACGGGCGGTCGACCGGCCGCTGAGAGTCCCAACCGGTCACTTGTACCGGAGATGAAACCGGTGTCAGGCGTTCACCGGGACCCCACCGCCATCGACCTCGCTAGGCAGCCGTTTCAGGGTCGAGACCCCGACGTGGTGACCACAGAGCTATGCAACACCCTAAACCGATCGATCGGACGGGGAGCACGTCACGCTAGCCGGCGTGATCGCGAGAGGACGGCTAGCGCCGCGCCGGCGTTGATCCCGAGGATCGATCCCTGGATCGGCAGCGGATAGCCGGTGGCGCCCTGCATCAGTGCGCCCGCCAGGCCGAGCGCGGGACCGACGAGGAGCCGCGACCAAGGTCCGGGGAACGCGCACCTCGGATACAACGAGCTGATCCTCGCTCGCCCCGCCACGCGAAGCCAGGATGGCGACGACGTCGGATCACAGGATGGAAGCTCACGGTGTCCGCGTCCGTGGTGGGTGCCCGTTCCGGGCCGAAAATGGTGTGATGGGCACGTCTCGACGCCGTCTCTCTATGGTCCTTCGAGGCCGCCGCCTAGACGATATGGAGTGACGCAAGACTTGTCGTGGGAGAGTTCGCTCCCGCTGAAGCCCAGAGGAGGTTCTCCCCGGTCCGGTGAAGAATTCGCCAGCCGGGAACGGCAACGGCCTCGATGCTCGTCACTGACCGGCGCTGGCAAGATGCTGG of the Rhodococcus oxybenzonivorans genome contains:
- a CDS encoding transposase — translated: MSLLPAVRATWAPKGVTPVLHHRFSWTRMSMAGVLAYRPDRSESAFVFSMTDGSYNTDKLIEFLTELRAHFTGEEIIVIRDGLMAHRPKAMTAWLATQRDWLHVERLPAYAPELNPIEQVRGNMRSTELPTCAPISSTRSASRPGPD
- a CDS encoding winged helix-turn-helix domain-containing protein yields the protein MTGKETGSGKESGARKVKQRSGRRNLDALRGRRMRAAEMFAAGRRQVEVAVELEVSQQTASRWFRQWAEGGREALEGAGRAGRRPRLDDAQIEAIREVLRKGPQANGFATGVWTLGRVAIVIERLTGVTYGPTQTWTILRTRLGWSRQRPARRAVERGEDAIVAWSENERPR
- a CDS encoding TetR/AcrR family transcriptional regulator, with the translated sequence MIGFEPKAVVPTKSLDRRGLILRAASDSFAELGYQNTSLNAICDGAGIAKPTLYHYFPSKAALLNQLLGEYLEMLITASEDPERRQLPPSDRLFLLMKDMLTSLDTHRGQVRCFYENATEFLPSSMRARISERRQYYNEQIEYVLLVGRDSGDFVIPDVRMIRLSIFALCGWPYNWYRPGGSVTTEKITEHVWNLVMSGIKA